From a single Sparus aurata chromosome 13, fSpaAur1.1, whole genome shotgun sequence genomic region:
- the irf1b gene encoding interferon regulatory factor 1b isoform X1 — MPVTRMRMRPWLEKMIESNSVTGLNWVDKDKTMFSIPWKHAARHGWELDKDASLFKLWAIHTGKYVEGQTCDPKTWKANFRCAMNSLPDVEEVKDKSINKGHQAMRVFRLLPTTPKSRDKRTKAKQTKTMKKSAIVKMEEEDSDTPMDESNVEDTSSAQENTVDSTVNTEEEDFSFVAPSEVPDWSMSVEIGGPSFPNQTFCHRFEVSPEHSPDFDDTDHIIQICQQLEKDSHWMTTCSLDGTGFLSNEACTSPGSQWSESSSVDELDDIPQYITLGADPPTDDFWSGFCQQLPHFPC, encoded by the exons ATGCCCGTGACAAGGATGAGAATGAGGCCGTGGCTGGAGAAGATGATCGAGTCGAACTCCGTCACGGGTCTGAACTGGGTGGACAAG GACAAGACGATGTTCTCAATTCCCTGGAAGCATGCGGCCCGACACGGCTGGGAGCTGGACAAGGACGCGAGTCTGTTCAAGTTGTGGGccatccacacag ggaAGTACGTGGAAGGTCAGACCTGTGACCCAAAGACGTGGAAAGCCAACTTCCGTTGCGCGATGAACTCGCTGCCTGACGTCGAGGAGGTGAAAGACAAGAGCATCAACAAGGGCCACCAAGCCATGCGCGTCTTCAGGCTGTTGCCCACCACACCAAAATCTAGAG ACAAACGGACCAAAGCAAAGCAGACCAAGACAATGAAGAAG AGCGCAATTGtcaagatggaggaagaggacagcGACACTCCCATGGATGAGTCAAATGTGGAGGACACTTCCTCCGCTCAGGAGAACACGGTCGACAGCACAGTGAACACCgaggaggaag ATTTCTCATTTGTGGCTCCGTCTGAAGTCCCCGACTGGTCTATGTCAGTTGAGATCGGAGGACCGAGCTTTCCAAACCAGACCTTCTGCCACAGATTTGAAGTTTCACCTGAACACAGCCCCG ATTTCGACGATACCGACCACATAATCCAG ATTTGCCAGCAACTGGAGAAAGACTCACACTGGATGACAACATGCAGTTTAGACGGCACGGGGTTCCTGAGCAATGAAGCATGCACCAGCCCAGGGAGCCAGTGGAGTGAATCTTCCTCAG tcGACGAACTAGACGATATCCCGCAGTACATAACTTTGGGCGCAGACCCTCCCACAGATGACTTCTGGAGCGGCTTTTGCCAACAGCTCCCCCACTTCCCCTGCTGA
- the irf1b gene encoding interferon regulatory factor 1b isoform X2, whose translation MPVTRMRMRPWLEKMIESNSVTGLNWVDKDKTMFSIPWKHAARHGWELDKDASLFKLWAIHTGKYVEGQTCDPKTWKANFRCAMNSLPDVEEVKDKSINKGHQAMRVFRLLPTTPKSRDKRTKAKQTKTMKKSAIVKMEEEDSDTPMDESNVEDTSSAQENTVDSTVNTEEEDFSFVAPSEVPDWSMSVEIGGPSFPNQTFCHRFEVSPEHSPDFDDTDHIIQSTN comes from the exons ATGCCCGTGACAAGGATGAGAATGAGGCCGTGGCTGGAGAAGATGATCGAGTCGAACTCCGTCACGGGTCTGAACTGGGTGGACAAG GACAAGACGATGTTCTCAATTCCCTGGAAGCATGCGGCCCGACACGGCTGGGAGCTGGACAAGGACGCGAGTCTGTTCAAGTTGTGGGccatccacacag ggaAGTACGTGGAAGGTCAGACCTGTGACCCAAAGACGTGGAAAGCCAACTTCCGTTGCGCGATGAACTCGCTGCCTGACGTCGAGGAGGTGAAAGACAAGAGCATCAACAAGGGCCACCAAGCCATGCGCGTCTTCAGGCTGTTGCCCACCACACCAAAATCTAGAG ACAAACGGACCAAAGCAAAGCAGACCAAGACAATGAAGAAG AGCGCAATTGtcaagatggaggaagaggacagcGACACTCCCATGGATGAGTCAAATGTGGAGGACACTTCCTCCGCTCAGGAGAACACGGTCGACAGCACAGTGAACACCgaggaggaag ATTTCTCATTTGTGGCTCCGTCTGAAGTCCCCGACTGGTCTATGTCAGTTGAGATCGGAGGACCGAGCTTTCCAAACCAGACCTTCTGCCACAGATTTGAAGTTTCACCTGAACACAGCCCCG ATTTCGACGATACCGACCACATAATCCAG tcGACGAACTAG